From a region of the Procambarus clarkii isolate CNS0578487 chromosome 2, FALCON_Pclarkii_2.0, whole genome shotgun sequence genome:
- the LOC138366724 gene encoding collagen alpha-2(I) chain-like — protein MFRDVMKYPGSEHATSVVGGCLLMEIVQRGPVGTAGTSGDSGDQWGQRGPVATAGTSRDSGDQWRQRGPVATAGTSGDSGDQWRQQGPVGTAATSGDQWRQRGPVATSGNSGDQWRQRGPVGTAGTSGDQWGQRGPVATAGTSGDSRDQWGQQGPVGRAGTSGDSRDQWGQRRPVATSGDSGDQWRQQGPVATAGTSGDSRDQWGEQGPVATAGTSGDSGDQWRPVATAGTSGDQWRPVATAGTSGDSGDQWGQRGPVATAGTSGDSGDQWGPMATAGTSGDSGDQWGQRRPVGTAVTSGDQWGPVGTAATSGDSGDQWGQRRPAVTSDD, from the coding sequence CGGGGACCAGTGGGGACAGCGGGGACCAGTGGCGACAGCGGGGACCAGTGGGGACAGCGGGGACCAGTGGCAACAGCGGGGACCAGTAGGGACAGCGGGGACCAGTGGCGACAGCGGGGACCAGTGGCGACAGCAGGGACCAGTGGGGACAGCGGCGACCAGTGGCGACAGCAGGGACCAGTGGGGACAGCGGCGACCAGTGGCGACCAGTGGCGACAGCGGGGACCAGTGGCGACCAGTGGCAACAGCGGGGACCAGTGGCGACAGCGGGGACCAGTGGGGACAGCGGGGACCAGTGGCGACCAGTGGGGACAGCGGGGACCAGTGGCGACAGCAGGGACCAGTGGGGACAGCAGGGACCAGTGGGGACAGCAGGGACCAGTGGGGAGAGCAGGGACCAGTGGCGACAGCAGGGACCAGTGGGGACAGCGGCGACCAGTGGCGACCAGTGGGGACAGCGGGGACCAGTGGCGACAGCAGGGACCAGTGGCGACAGCAGGGACCAGTGGCGACAGCAGGGACCAGTGGGGAGAGCAGGGACCAGTGGCGACAGCAGGGACCAGTGGGGACAGCGGCGACCAGTGGCGACCAGTGGCGACAGCGGGGACCAGTGGCGACCAGTGGCGACCAGTGGCGACAGCGGGGACCAGTGGGGACAGCGGGGACCAGTGGGGACAGCGGGGACCAGTGGCGACAGCGGGGACCAGTGGCGACAGCGGGGACCAGTGGGGACCAATGGCAACAGCGGGGACCAGTGGGGACAGCGGCGACCAGTGGGGACAGCGGCGACCAGTGGGGACAGCGGTGACCAGTGGCgaccagtggggaccagtggggaCAGCGGCGACCAGTGGGGACAGCGGGGACCAGTGGGGACAGCGGCGACCAGCGGTGACCAGCGACGACTAG